One genomic region from Cetobacterium sp. 8H encodes:
- the glsA gene encoding glutaminase A, with protein sequence MNQDILNKIVENNKNLISQGAVATYIPELAKVNKDYLGVVIAFEDGTMLSAGDTKVRFAIESISKTVVLALALLDNGEEGVFKHVHKEPSGDAFNSIKKLETEPDHLPRNPFINAGAIMTASLIKGKDPEDKFNRILEFMKKISEDDSLELATDIYLSEKATGDTNRGLAYYMKGQGVLSGNVEEILDVYFKQCSIYVTAESLAKIARFFATGGVLSTGERVIPKKYAQIVNGLIATCGMYDQSGEYLDNIGIPGKSGVGGGIISPVSGKKIGVAVFGPALDEEGNSVAGIGIMKDVSKELDLDMF encoded by the coding sequence ATGAATCAAGATATATTGAACAAGATAGTTGAAAATAACAAAAATTTAATATCTCAAGGAGCTGTAGCAACATATATTCCAGAACTTGCTAAAGTAAATAAAGACTACTTAGGTGTAGTAATTGCATTTGAAGATGGAACAATGCTATCAGCAGGAGATACAAAAGTTAGATTTGCAATAGAAAGTATATCTAAAACAGTTGTTTTAGCACTTGCTCTATTGGATAATGGAGAGGAAGGGGTTTTTAAGCATGTGCACAAAGAGCCATCTGGAGATGCATTCAATTCAATAAAAAAACTTGAAACAGAACCAGATCACTTACCTAGAAATCCATTTATAAATGCTGGTGCAATAATGACAGCTTCTTTAATAAAGGGAAAAGATCCAGAAGATAAATTTAATAGAATTCTAGAATTCATGAAAAAAATAAGTGAAGATGACTCTCTAGAGTTAGCTACAGATATCTATTTAAGTGAGAAAGCTACTGGAGATACAAATAGAGGACTTGCTTATTATATGAAAGGGCAAGGAGTTTTAAGTGGAAATGTAGAAGAGATTCTGGATGTGTACTTTAAACAGTGCTCAATATATGTAACTGCGGAAAGCTTAGCTAAAATTGCAAGATTCTTTGCAACTGGAGGAGTGCTTTCAACAGGAGAGAGAGTTATTCCTAAAAAATATGCTCAGATAGTAAATGGTCTTATAGCAACATGTGGTATGTATGACCAGAGTGGAGAATATTTAGATAATATAGGAATTCCAGGAAAATCTGGAGTGGGTGGTGGAATAATTTCACCTGTATCTGGTAAGAAGATAGGTGTTGCAGTATTTGGTCCAGCTTTAGATGAAGAGGGAAATAGTGTAGCAGGAATAGGAATAATGAAAGATGTATCAAAAGAGCTAGATTTAGATATGTTTTAA
- a CDS encoding dicarboxylate/amino acid:cation symporter yields the protein MKKLSLTSKIFLALILGVVSGLALHPFREAFFVKNYVIDFLFNFLGTGFIRAIRMIVVPLVFCSLTVGAAGIEDIKKLGRVGIKTIVFYLGTTAIAITLALGVGSLMNPGKGINLSEIAVGDVTVNQSKPFVDILLGMIPINPIEALAKGDMLQIIVFAILCGVTMAILGDKVSTVRKGMDELNNIILKIVDLVMKLAPLGVFGLIGKTFATLGYVAMLPLLKYFIAVVVVLLLHYLITYQSLLMFIAKYSPIDFIKKFSGPMMIAFSTSSSSATLPASMETLQDEFGVSKGISSFTLPLGSTINMDGTAIMQGVATIFIAQIYGVNLTMGDFVTVILTATLASIGTAGVPGVGVIMLGMVLQQVGLPLEGMALVMGIDRFVDMFRTVVNITGDAVCTLIVAKTEGEEIKAEVKKKYV from the coding sequence ATGAAAAAACTAAGTTTAACGAGTAAAATATTTTTGGCATTAATCTTAGGAGTGGTTAGTGGTCTAGCGCTACACCCATTTAGGGAGGCCTTTTTTGTAAAGAATTATGTTATAGACTTCTTATTTAATTTCTTAGGAACAGGTTTTATAAGAGCGATTAGAATGATTGTTGTACCTCTTGTATTCTGTTCTTTAACTGTTGGAGCGGCAGGAATAGAAGATATAAAAAAACTTGGAAGAGTTGGGATAAAAACAATAGTATTTTATTTAGGAACAACAGCTATAGCTATAACATTGGCTTTAGGAGTGGGATCTTTAATGAACCCAGGAAAAGGAATAAACCTATCTGAAATAGCGGTTGGAGATGTTACTGTAAACCAAAGTAAACCTTTTGTAGATATACTTTTAGGAATGATTCCAATTAACCCTATAGAAGCTTTAGCAAAAGGAGATATGTTACAGATAATCGTCTTCGCAATTTTATGTGGAGTAACAATGGCTATTCTAGGAGATAAAGTATCAACCGTTAGAAAAGGTATGGATGAGTTAAATAATATAATATTAAAAATTGTAGATCTTGTAATGAAACTTGCTCCTTTAGGAGTGTTTGGATTGATTGGAAAAACATTTGCAACACTTGGATATGTAGCGATGTTACCGCTATTAAAATATTTTATAGCTGTAGTTGTAGTTCTACTACTTCATTATTTAATAACTTACCAAAGCTTACTAATGTTTATAGCAAAATATAGTCCAATTGATTTCATAAAAAAGTTCTCTGGTCCTATGATGATTGCATTTTCAACATCATCTAGTAGTGCAACACTTCCAGCATCGATGGAAACTCTTCAAGATGAGTTTGGAGTATCAAAAGGAATTTCATCTTTTACACTACCTTTAGGAAGTACAATAAATATGGATGGAACAGCTATAATGCAAGGAGTAGCAACAATTTTTATAGCTCAAATATATGGAGTTAATTTGACTATGGGAGACTTTGTGACAGTTATTTTAACAGCAACATTAGCTTCTATTGGAACAGCAGGCGTTCCAGGTGTGGGAGTTATAATGTTGGGAATGGTTTTACAACAAGTGGGATTACCTTTAGAAGGGATGGCACTAGTTATGGGAATAGATAGATTTGTAGATATGTTTAGAACTGTTGTAAACATAACAGGAGATGCTGTTTGTACTCTGATTGTAGCTAAAACTGAGGGGGAAGAGATAAAGGCAGAGGTAAAGAAAAAATATGTTTAA
- a CDS encoding DedA family protein — translation MEEIIHKSAEFFLSLGYIGIFIMMFLEASFIPFPSEVALLPAGYLVASGKMDPFLVLIAGTFGSMGGASLNYILGFTLGRELLIKYGKYLFMDKKKFHQMELLFRRKGDMIVFFGRFVPVIRQYISFPPGVVKMDFKKFLLFTGIASGIYVAFLVSVGYFYENHEKMINYYVTRFKYSVVAILVVYAIYKIRNYYKGKNKKS, via the coding sequence TTGGAAGAGATAATTCATAAATCAGCGGAGTTTTTTTTAAGTTTAGGATATATAGGCATCTTTATAATGATGTTTTTAGAGGCATCATTTATACCATTTCCATCAGAGGTTGCACTTTTACCAGCAGGATATTTGGTGGCTTCTGGAAAGATGGATCCTTTTTTAGTTTTAATAGCAGGAACATTTGGAAGTATGGGAGGAGCAAGTTTAAACTATATTTTAGGATTTACTTTGGGAAGAGAGCTATTGATAAAATATGGAAAGTATCTGTTTATGGACAAAAAAAAGTTTCATCAAATGGAGCTACTATTTAGAAGGAAAGGGGATATGATTGTATTTTTTGGTAGGTTTGTACCAGTGATAAGACAATATATATCTTTTCCACCGGGAGTTGTAAAAATGGATTTTAAAAAGTTTTTATTATTTACTGGTATAGCATCTGGAATCTATGTGGCTTTTTTAGTTAGTGTCGGGTATTTTTATGAAAATCATGAAAAGATGATAAATTACTACGTAACTAGATTTAAATACTCTGTAGTTGCTATTTTAGTTGTTTATGCAATCTATAAAATTAGAAATTACTATAAGGGAAAAAATAAAAAATCCTAA
- the gadC gene encoding glutamate:gamma-aminobutyrate antiporter, producing the protein MEDNTKKQLTLFGFFTITASMVMAVYEYPSFATSGFSLLFFLLFGGFFWFIPVALCAAEMATIPGWETGGVFTWVSESLGERWGFAAIFYQFFEITVGYIPMLYFINGSLSYLFDWPGLNVNPHLKLISILIVFWLLTFSQLGGTKYTAKIARIGFIFGIVIPAIILIVLAIAYVVAGNKVNMEISWNAFFPDFTKVNSLVILVSFILSYMGVEASASHANEMANPKKQYPIAILMLVIIAIVISSAGGLSIATVIPVNEINLSAGVNQTFAILINHYGSHLDWIVRIIAAFIGLGVLAEVSAWIVGPSRAMYVAAQKGILPAVFKKVNKNDVPVPLVMFQGIIVTIWAIILTLGGGGNNMSFMTAMSLTVVIYLMTYFLLFIGYLVLVLKRKSTDSQAGYQIPGGVVVKCIVGAVGLLVSLFAFIISFFPPSNIPGGSTGEYETILTVGFIVVLILPFIIYEFRDKRNATGIEPTRITTGNAPEHHFFGHPKARGEFHITPHPDDVMQQDEPKAEPKEEPKVEEKVDSTDDQKKSE; encoded by the coding sequence ATGGAAGACAATACAAAAAAACAGTTGACCTTATTTGGATTTTTTACAATAACAGCTTCAATGGTTATGGCTGTCTATGAATATCCGAGTTTCGCAACATCAGGATTTTCTTTACTATTTTTCTTATTATTTGGTGGATTCTTTTGGTTCATTCCAGTAGCACTTTGTGCGGCAGAAATGGCAACAATTCCGGGATGGGAAACAGGAGGAGTTTTTACTTGGGTATCTGAATCTCTTGGAGAACGTTGGGGATTTGCAGCAATATTCTACCAGTTCTTTGAAATTACAGTGGGATATATTCCAATGCTTTACTTTATAAATGGTTCGTTATCATATCTTTTTGATTGGCCAGGACTTAATGTAAATCCACATTTGAAATTGATATCAATACTTATTGTATTTTGGTTATTGACATTCTCACAACTTGGAGGAACAAAATATACAGCTAAAATAGCAAGAATTGGATTTATATTTGGTATTGTAATACCGGCAATAATTTTAATAGTTCTAGCAATAGCTTATGTTGTTGCTGGAAATAAAGTTAATATGGAAATTAGTTGGAATGCGTTCTTCCCAGATTTTACAAAAGTCAATTCCTTGGTAATACTGGTGTCATTTATTTTGAGTTACATGGGTGTAGAAGCTTCGGCTTCGCATGCCAATGAAATGGCTAACCCTAAGAAACAATATCCGATAGCTATACTTATGTTAGTTATTATAGCTATTGTTATAAGTTCTGCAGGAGGATTATCAATAGCTACAGTTATCCCAGTAAATGAGATAAACTTAAGTGCTGGTGTTAACCAAACATTTGCAATATTAATAAATCACTATGGAAGTCATTTAGATTGGATAGTTAGAATAATAGCTGCATTTATAGGGCTAGGAGTTTTAGCAGAGGTAAGTGCGTGGATAGTAGGGCCTTCAAGAGCTATGTATGTTGCAGCTCAAAAAGGTATTTTACCAGCAGTATTTAAAAAAGTTAATAAAAACGATGTACCAGTTCCATTAGTAATGTTCCAAGGAATAATTGTTACAATTTGGGCAATTATTTTAACTCTTGGAGGTGGAGGAAATAATATGTCGTTTATGACAGCTATGTCTTTAACTGTTGTAATATATTTAATGACATATTTCTTATTATTCATTGGATACTTAGTATTAGTTTTAAAAAGAAAATCTACAGATAGCCAAGCTGGATATCAAATTCCAGGTGGTGTAGTTGTAAAATGTATCGTTGGAGCAGTTGGACTTTTAGTTTCATTATTTGCATTCATTATTTCATTCTTCCCACCAAGCAATATTCCAGGTGGAAGTACAGGAGAGTACGAAACAATATTAACAGTTGGTTTCATAGTTGTTTTAATACTACCATTTATAATCTATGAATTTAGAGATAAAAGAAATGCAACAGGAATTGAACCTACAAGAATAACAACAGGAAATGCACCTGAACATCACTTCTTTGGACACCCTAAAGCTAGAGGAGAGTTCCATATAACTCCACATCCAGATGATGTAATGCAGCAGGATGAGCCAAAAGCTGAACCAAAAGAAGAACCGAAAGTTGAAGAAAAAGTGGATTCTACTGATGATCAGAAAAAATCAGAATAG
- a CDS encoding agmatine/peptidylarginine deiminase has translation MFDIKNGNPREYGYRMPAEWEKRKRTFMQWPTRDGRFSKTPIWPDGVKEAKKGYAQVAKAIAEFEEVVMIAPAELLQEVKDMCGEKVQVLCLPIDDSWVRDNGPTFLLDGNQDIAAVKWRFNSYGEKYQTHYNDSKIPYHLAVIYDLPIFKSPLSLEGGGIHSDGQGTILTTESAILTDSRNSKFSKEEVTKLLKQYLGGEQVIWLKSGLYGDLTDGHIDNTACFVEPGVIVIQACYDKNDPDYKIFQENLKILKEFKDRASGLPFEIVEIEKPPIRYYKDQLLTLSYINYLPVTGGVIVPVFGGDAQETDRKALEVIQKLYPDRRVVAVDGMPIIVGGGCVHCITQQMPYGKSI, from the coding sequence ATGTTTGATATTAAAAATGGTAATCCTAGAGAATACGGTTATCGAATGCCAGCTGAGTGGGAGAAAAGAAAGCGAACTTTTATGCAGTGGCCTACAAGAGATGGGAGATTTAGCAAAACTCCAATTTGGCCAGATGGAGTTAAAGAAGCTAAGAAAGGTTATGCCCAAGTAGCTAAAGCTATAGCTGAATTTGAAGAGGTAGTGATGATTGCACCAGCCGAGCTCTTACAAGAGGTCAAAGATATGTGTGGAGAAAAAGTTCAAGTTTTATGTTTACCAATAGATGATTCTTGGGTAAGAGATAATGGACCGACATTTTTGTTGGATGGAAATCAAGATATAGCGGCTGTAAAGTGGAGATTTAATTCATATGGTGAGAAATATCAAACTCATTATAATGATAGTAAAATACCATATCACTTAGCAGTGATATATGATCTTCCTATTTTTAAATCACCATTATCATTAGAGGGTGGAGGAATACATTCGGATGGACAAGGAACAATTCTTACAACAGAATCAGCAATATTAACTGATAGTAGGAACTCGAAGTTTTCAAAAGAAGAAGTTACAAAATTGTTGAAGCAATATCTTGGAGGAGAACAAGTTATTTGGTTAAAATCGGGTCTATATGGAGATTTAACTGATGGACATATAGATAATACAGCTTGTTTTGTAGAACCTGGAGTTATTGTTATTCAAGCTTGTTATGATAAAAATGACCCTGATTATAAAATATTTCAGGAAAATTTAAAAATTTTAAAAGAGTTTAAAGATAGAGCAAGTGGATTACCGTTTGAAATAGTAGAGATAGAAAAACCACCAATTAGATACTATAAAGACCAACTGTTGACATTGAGTTATATAAATTATCTACCTGTAACGGGAGGAGTAATAGTTCCTGTTTTTGGTGGGGATGCACAAGAAACGGATAGAAAAGCCTTAGAGGTAATCCAAAAGTTATACCCAGATAGAAGGGTGGTCGCTGTTGATGGAATGCCAATAATTGTAGGTGGTGGATGTGTTCATTGTATAACACAACAGATGCCATATGGAAAAAGTATTTAA
- the aguB gene encoding N-carbamoylputrescine amidase, with product MSMEVKVAAVQMSMGWNVDENIQKAEKHVRAAAAAGAKIILISELFERVYFCAKEKAEYMQFAEELELNRAVNHFRGIAKELEVVLPISFYERKNTARYNSIAIIDADGEVLGVYRKSHIPHDVSGYQEKFYFNIGDTGFKVWKTKYAKIGVAICWDQWFPEAARCMALMGAEILFYPTAIGSEPSDSEIDTKDHWQRVMQGHAGANLVPVVCANRIGQEYVDEIGVKFYGSSFIADHTGAKISEMDRDSEGYVIADLDLKAIDDYRSFWGLFRDRRPDLYGVISTLDGVSKFQ from the coding sequence ATATCGATGGAAGTTAAGGTAGCAGCTGTACAAATGAGTATGGGTTGGAATGTTGATGAAAACATACAAAAGGCAGAAAAACATGTAAGGGCAGCAGCAGCAGCTGGAGCTAAAATTATACTTATATCTGAATTGTTTGAAAGAGTTTATTTCTGTGCTAAAGAAAAAGCCGAGTACATGCAATTTGCGGAGGAATTAGAGCTAAACAGAGCTGTAAATCATTTTAGAGGTATAGCAAAAGAGTTAGAAGTTGTTCTTCCTATAAGTTTTTATGAGAGAAAAAATACAGCAAGATATAACTCTATAGCAATCATAGATGCTGATGGAGAAGTATTAGGAGTATATAGAAAAAGTCATATTCCACATGATGTAAGTGGTTATCAAGAGAAGTTTTATTTCAATATTGGAGATACTGGTTTTAAGGTTTGGAAAACAAAGTATGCTAAAATTGGTGTTGCTATATGTTGGGACCAGTGGTTCCCAGAAGCAGCAAGATGCATGGCATTAATGGGAGCTGAAATACTATTTTATCCAACAGCAATAGGATCGGAACCTAGTGATTCAGAAATAGATACAAAAGATCACTGGCAAAGAGTTATGCAAGGACACGCAGGAGCTAACTTAGTTCCGGTAGTTTGTGCAAACAGAATAGGACAAGAGTATGTAGATGAGATAGGTGTTAAATTCTATGGGTCATCTTTCATAGCGGACCATACAGGAGCTAAAATATCAGAGATGGATAGAGATTCAGAAGGATATGTAATAGCTGATTTAGATTTAAAAGCAATAGATGACTATAGATCATTTTGGGGACTATTTAGAGATAGAAGACCAGATTTATATGGGGTAATTTCAACTTTAGATGGAGTTAGTAAGTTTCAATAA
- a CDS encoding RluA family pseudouridine synthase, translated as MKKFTIEPEFHNLKISQYLKEKGYSGRGIRNVEVYLNGKRVKTTRQVKKNAKLLVKEKEKEVGIKPIQMDLRIMYEDKNLLIIDKDPYLVVHPTTKKTDLTLANGVIYYLQEQTGKIQPPRFFNRLDMNTSGLIVVAKNAFAQAFLQGDKERVSKHYQAIVKGIVKEDEMMIEIPIGKEGDELRRKEMSIEEGGQDAKTHMKVLERFPEEDLTLIELELFTGRTHQIRAHMSLNGHPILGDDLYGGGDTRAKRQLLHAFKLIFTEVDGGKKVEVTAPLPHDFKEILHKIG; from the coding sequence ATGAAAAAATTTACTATTGAACCTGAATTTCATAATCTGAAAATCTCTCAATATTTAAAAGAAAAAGGATATTCTGGTAGAGGTATCAGAAATGTAGAAGTTTATTTAAATGGAAAAAGAGTAAAAACTACAAGACAAGTTAAAAAAAATGCCAAACTTTTAGTTAAAGAAAAAGAAAAAGAAGTTGGAATAAAACCTATACAAATGGATTTAAGAATTATGTATGAGGATAAAAATCTTCTTATAATCGATAAAGACCCATACTTAGTTGTTCATCCAACTACAAAAAAAACAGATCTTACTCTTGCTAATGGAGTTATTTATTATCTTCAAGAGCAGACTGGGAAAATTCAACCCCCTAGATTTTTTAACCGTCTAGATATGAATACTTCTGGGCTTATTGTTGTTGCAAAAAATGCTTTTGCTCAGGCTTTTTTACAAGGAGATAAAGAAAGAGTTTCAAAACACTATCAAGCAATAGTTAAAGGTATTGTTAAAGAGGATGAGATGATGATTGAAATTCCTATAGGAAAAGAGGGCGATGAATTAAGACGTAAAGAGATGAGTATTGAAGAGGGTGGACAAGATGCTAAAACTCACATGAAAGTTTTAGAGCGTTTCCCTGAAGAGGATTTAACTCTTATCGAATTAGAACTTTTCACAGGTAGAACTCATCAAATCCGTGCTCATATGTCTCTTAATGGTCATCCAATTTTAGGGGATGATCTTTATGGAGGTGGGGACACAAGAGCAAAAAGACAACTACTACACGCTTTCAAACTTATTTTTACAGAAGTAGACGGCGGTAAGAAAGTTGAAGTTACAGCTCCACTGCCTCATGATTTCAAAGAGATTTTACATAAAATAGGATAA